A window from Vulpes vulpes isolate BD-2025 chromosome 9, VulVul3, whole genome shotgun sequence encodes these proteins:
- the MED26 gene encoding mediator of RNA polymerase II transcription subunit 26 isoform X2, which translates to MIRNMVAVLEVISSLEKYPITKEALEETRLGKLINDVRKKTKNEELAKRAKKLLRSWQKLIEPVHQNEAALRGLGGGTGSANGGAHNCRPEAGAAGTPKSIHDLKNRNDIQRLPGQRLDRLGSRKRRGDQRDLGHPGPPPKVSKASHDSLVPNSSPLPTNGIGGSPEGFPGTLDGSGHSGPEGGRLEHGESDKHSSKIPVNAVRPHTSSPGLGKPPGPCLQTKAAVLQQLDRVDETPGPPHPKGPPRCSFSPRNSRHEGSFARQRSPYTPKGSMASPSPRPQSLDATQVPSPIPLAQPSTPPVRRLELLPSAESPVRWLEQPEGHQRLAGQGCKVGLPPAEPILPRAGFSPDSSKADSDAASSGGSDSKKKKRYRPRDYTVNLDGQVAEAGVKPVRLKERKLTFDPMTRQIKPLTQKEPVRADSPVHTEQPRTELDKPEAKASLQSPFEQTNWKELSRNEIIQSYLSRQSSLLSSSGAQTPGAHHFMSEYLKQEESTRRGARKPHVLVPHSAPTDLPGLNREVTQDDLDRIQAHQWPGVNGCQDTQGNWYDWTQCILLDPHGDDGRLNILPYVCLD; encoded by the exons ATG ATCCGGAACATGGTGGCGGTGCTGGAAGTCATCTCCAGCCTGGAGAAATACCCCATTACCAAAGAGGCACTGgag GAGACTCGACTTGGGAAGCTCATCAACGACGTCCGCAAGAAAACCAAGAACGAGGAGCTCGCCAAGCGGGCCAAAAAGCTGCTGCGGAGCTGGCAGAAGCTCATCGAGCCCGTGCACCAGAATGAGGCGGCGCTGCGAGGGCTGGGGGGCGGCACCGGCTCTGCCAACGGGGGTGCTCATAACTGCAGGCCGGAGGCGGGGGCGGCTGGCACGCCTAAGAGCATCCATGACCTGAAGAACCGCAACGACATCCAGAGGCTGCCTGGGCAGCGGCTGGACAGGCTGGGCAGCCGCAAGCGCCGCGGAGATCAGCGTGACCTCGGCCACCCTGGGCCACCTCCTAAGGTCTCCAAAGCCAGTCATGACTCCCTGGTACCCAATTcgtcccctctccccaccaacgGGATCGGTGGGAGCCCCGAGGGCTTCCCTGGTACCCTGGACGGCAGTGGGCACTCGGGCCCTGAGGGCGGCCGCCTGGAGCACGGCGAGAGCGACAAGCACAGCAGCAAGATTCCGGTCAATGCCGTGCGGCCGCACACCAGCTCCCCGGGCCTAGGCAAGCCACCCGGCCCCTGCTTGCAGACAAAGGCTGCAGTGCTGCAGCAGCTGGACCGGGTGGATGAGACTCCAGGCCCTCCCCATCCCAAGGGGCCGCCTCGCTGCTCTTTCAGTCCCCGGAACTCACGGCACGAGGGCTCTTTTGCCCGGCAGCGGAGCCCATACACACCCAAGGGCTCCATGGCCAGCCCCTCTCCACGGCCCCAGTCGCTTGATGCCACACAGGTGCCATCACCGATTCCACTGGCCCAGCCGTCCACACCACCTGTGAGGCGGCTCGAGCTGCTACCCAGTGCAGAGAGCCCGGTGCGCTGGCTGGAGCAGCCCGAGGGCCACCAGCGGCTGGCAGGGCAGGGTTGCAAGGTGGGGCTGCCCCCAGCTGAGCCCATCCTTCCCCGGGCGGGCTTTTCTCCGGACTCCTCCAAGGCAGACAGCGATGCTGCCTCATCTGGTGGCTCGGACAGCAAAAAGAAGAAGAGGTACCGGCCTCGTGACTACACAGTGAACTTGGATGGGCAGGTGGCTGAGGCGGGTGTCAAGCCTGTTCGGTTAAAAGAGCGGAAGCTCACCTTTGACCCCATGACCAGACAGATCAAACCTCTGACCCAGAAAGAGCCAGTGCGGGCTGACAGCCCTGTGCACACAGAGCAGCCCAGGACAGAGCTGGACAAGCCCGAGGCCAAGGCCAGCCTCCAGAGCCCTTTTGAACAGACGAACTGGAAGGAGCTGTCGCGCAATGAGATCATCCAGTCCTACCTGAGCCGGCAGAGCAGCCTGCTCTCATCGTCCGGCGCACAGACCCCTGGGGCTCACCACTTCATGTCTGAGTACCTGAAGCAGGAGGAGAGCACCAGGCGTGGGGCCAGGAAGCCGCATGTGCTGGTGCCTCACAGCGCGCCCACGGACCTCCCAGGCCTGAATCGAGAGGTTACACAGGACGATCTGGACAGAATCCAGGCCCACCAGTGGCCGGGGGTGAACGGGTGTCAGGACACACAGGGTAACTGGTATGACTGGACGCAGTGCATATTGCTCGACCCGCATGGCGACGACGGGCGGTTGAACATTCTGCCTTATGTCTGCTTGGACTGA
- the MED26 gene encoding mediator of RNA polymerase II transcription subunit 26 isoform X1, with the protein MTAAPASPQQIRDRLLQAIDPQSNIRNMVAVLEVISSLEKYPITKEALEETRLGKLINDVRKKTKNEELAKRAKKLLRSWQKLIEPVHQNEAALRGLGGGTGSANGGAHNCRPEAGAAGTPKSIHDLKNRNDIQRLPGQRLDRLGSRKRRGDQRDLGHPGPPPKVSKASHDSLVPNSSPLPTNGIGGSPEGFPGTLDGSGHSGPEGGRLEHGESDKHSSKIPVNAVRPHTSSPGLGKPPGPCLQTKAAVLQQLDRVDETPGPPHPKGPPRCSFSPRNSRHEGSFARQRSPYTPKGSMASPSPRPQSLDATQVPSPIPLAQPSTPPVRRLELLPSAESPVRWLEQPEGHQRLAGQGCKVGLPPAEPILPRAGFSPDSSKADSDAASSGGSDSKKKKRYRPRDYTVNLDGQVAEAGVKPVRLKERKLTFDPMTRQIKPLTQKEPVRADSPVHTEQPRTELDKPEAKASLQSPFEQTNWKELSRNEIIQSYLSRQSSLLSSSGAQTPGAHHFMSEYLKQEESTRRGARKPHVLVPHSAPTDLPGLNREVTQDDLDRIQAHQWPGVNGCQDTQGNWYDWTQCILLDPHGDDGRLNILPYVCLD; encoded by the exons ATCCGGAACATGGTGGCGGTGCTGGAAGTCATCTCCAGCCTGGAGAAATACCCCATTACCAAAGAGGCACTGgag GAGACTCGACTTGGGAAGCTCATCAACGACGTCCGCAAGAAAACCAAGAACGAGGAGCTCGCCAAGCGGGCCAAAAAGCTGCTGCGGAGCTGGCAGAAGCTCATCGAGCCCGTGCACCAGAATGAGGCGGCGCTGCGAGGGCTGGGGGGCGGCACCGGCTCTGCCAACGGGGGTGCTCATAACTGCAGGCCGGAGGCGGGGGCGGCTGGCACGCCTAAGAGCATCCATGACCTGAAGAACCGCAACGACATCCAGAGGCTGCCTGGGCAGCGGCTGGACAGGCTGGGCAGCCGCAAGCGCCGCGGAGATCAGCGTGACCTCGGCCACCCTGGGCCACCTCCTAAGGTCTCCAAAGCCAGTCATGACTCCCTGGTACCCAATTcgtcccctctccccaccaacgGGATCGGTGGGAGCCCCGAGGGCTTCCCTGGTACCCTGGACGGCAGTGGGCACTCGGGCCCTGAGGGCGGCCGCCTGGAGCACGGCGAGAGCGACAAGCACAGCAGCAAGATTCCGGTCAATGCCGTGCGGCCGCACACCAGCTCCCCGGGCCTAGGCAAGCCACCCGGCCCCTGCTTGCAGACAAAGGCTGCAGTGCTGCAGCAGCTGGACCGGGTGGATGAGACTCCAGGCCCTCCCCATCCCAAGGGGCCGCCTCGCTGCTCTTTCAGTCCCCGGAACTCACGGCACGAGGGCTCTTTTGCCCGGCAGCGGAGCCCATACACACCCAAGGGCTCCATGGCCAGCCCCTCTCCACGGCCCCAGTCGCTTGATGCCACACAGGTGCCATCACCGATTCCACTGGCCCAGCCGTCCACACCACCTGTGAGGCGGCTCGAGCTGCTACCCAGTGCAGAGAGCCCGGTGCGCTGGCTGGAGCAGCCCGAGGGCCACCAGCGGCTGGCAGGGCAGGGTTGCAAGGTGGGGCTGCCCCCAGCTGAGCCCATCCTTCCCCGGGCGGGCTTTTCTCCGGACTCCTCCAAGGCAGACAGCGATGCTGCCTCATCTGGTGGCTCGGACAGCAAAAAGAAGAAGAGGTACCGGCCTCGTGACTACACAGTGAACTTGGATGGGCAGGTGGCTGAGGCGGGTGTCAAGCCTGTTCGGTTAAAAGAGCGGAAGCTCACCTTTGACCCCATGACCAGACAGATCAAACCTCTGACCCAGAAAGAGCCAGTGCGGGCTGACAGCCCTGTGCACACAGAGCAGCCCAGGACAGAGCTGGACAAGCCCGAGGCCAAGGCCAGCCTCCAGAGCCCTTTTGAACAGACGAACTGGAAGGAGCTGTCGCGCAATGAGATCATCCAGTCCTACCTGAGCCGGCAGAGCAGCCTGCTCTCATCGTCCGGCGCACAGACCCCTGGGGCTCACCACTTCATGTCTGAGTACCTGAAGCAGGAGGAGAGCACCAGGCGTGGGGCCAGGAAGCCGCATGTGCTGGTGCCTCACAGCGCGCCCACGGACCTCCCAGGCCTGAATCGAGAGGTTACACAGGACGATCTGGACAGAATCCAGGCCCACCAGTGGCCGGGGGTGAACGGGTGTCAGGACACACAGGGTAACTGGTATGACTGGACGCAGTGCATATTGCTCGACCCGCATGGCGACGACGGGCGGTTGAACATTCTGCCTTATGTCTGCTTGGACTGA